The following proteins are encoded in a genomic region of Nicotiana sylvestris chromosome 4, ASM39365v2, whole genome shotgun sequence:
- the LOC138889795 gene encoding uncharacterized protein, which produces MLRAYVIDFGGQWDQFLPLAEFAYNNSYQSNIEVAPFETLYGRRCHSPIRWFEHGEAKLYATDLVKEALKKLKLIKERFHTTQSRQKSYADQKCQYLTTNTRVRDLSRGEVSPNYLAWYRKKNATRAEPERPVKKSHIQEFIEASQEQWAWLAKENEYRATIGKLEKQVRDLQFENGLQVTADEGEKKKLAKKNEALRAQIREMKTTAEYSARSAKDEKLIKNFRQKVDEYGFDLNKAEGEQDRTPTKLAKNAKERKRLVKQLKEKYDNEVVGLKKRVTIFENKMIKQAKNFKAERKHCYAAMSQLERDLQQLQEQHHVAEQTLEARAQQIGRLLQEKGVIREKESERSSTTSR; this is translated from the exons atgcttagggcatatgtgattgactttggaggacagtgggatcagttcttgcctttggccgagtttgcttacaataatagttatcagtccaacattgaGGTGGCCCCATTCGAGACgttatatggtcggcgatgtcaTTCTCCTATCAGGTGGTTTGAGCACGGAGAGGCTAAGTTGTATGCTACAGATTTGGTAAAAGAAGCCTTAAAAAAGTTGAAGTTGATTAAAGAAAGATTTCACACAacacagtccagacagaagagttacgcggatcagaag tgccagtatttgacaacaaacactcgagtgcgtgacctatctagaggcgaggtctcacccaactatcttgcctggtatagaaagaagaacgcCACAAGGGCTGAACCTGAAAGACCAGTCAAAAAGTctcacattcaggaattcattgaggcgtcgcaagaacaatgggcttggttggccaaggagaatgagtacagggccacaataggaaaactggaaaagcaagtcagggatctccaattcgagaatggtttgcaagTCACAGCGgatgaaggtgaaaagaaaaagctagccaaaaaaaatgaggcccttcgagcccagattcgaGAAATGAAAACAACAGCTGAATATTCTGCTAGAAGTGCAAAGGATGAAAAGCTTATAAAGAACTTTAGGCAGAAGGTGGATGAgtatggttttgatttgaacaaagcagagggTGAACAAGACAGGACTCCAAcaaaattggctaaaaatgcgaAGGAACGAAAGCGcttggttaaacagttaaaagagaaatatgacaatgaggttgtggggttgaagaaaagggtcaccatctttgagaacaaaatgatcaagcaagcaAAAAACTTTAAGGCAGAAAGAAAACACTGTTATGCAGCAATGTCACAGTTAGaaagagatttgcaacaacttcaagaacaacatcatgtagccgaacaaactttggaagccagggcccaacagattgggcgtttattgcaagaaaagggtgtcataagagagaaaGAGTCAGAAAGATCGTCAACTACATCGCGGTGA